Genomic DNA from Desulfocurvus vexinensis DSM 17965:
GGCCCGGGCCAGGTCCGCCAGCAGCGCGTCCAGCCCGGCCTCGGCCTCGCCAACCCAGAACAGGTCCACGGCCGGAGCCGCCGGGGCGGGATTCAGGAAGGCCAGCGGCCCCCCGGCCATGACCAGGGGCCAGCCCGCCCCGCGCGCCGCGCGCCGCGCGGGAATGCCCGCCCGGTCGAGCACCTCGACCAGGCTGCGCAGCTCTTCCTCGAAGTTGAGGCTGAAGGCGATGACGGGGAAATCGGCCAGGGGGCGGCCGGAATCACAGGCCCGGGGCGCGGCCTCGCCGCCCTCCCAGAAGAAGCGCTCCACGGCCAGCTCGGGCCGGGCGGACAAGAGCCGCCAGACCACCTGCCAGCCCAGGGTGGACAGGGCCGTGGCCGCAGGCTGGGCAAACACCAGGGCCACGGGCAGCCGCCCGCCCCACTCCGGGACGGGCGGCTTCTCGCGGCCATAACAGATGCCTGTCCAGAATTCCCGTTCGCCCCGTGCCCTGCTCATGCGGCGATGGTACCCGCCGGGCGGAAAAAGGCAAGCCGGGGCACTAGCGCCAGGCCACGTCCACGGCGGCCTCGGCCTGGGCGTGCATCAGGCCCGCGCTGTGCATCTGGGCCAGCAGCGGCTGGATGTGGCTCATGTACGCGGCCATGCGGTCGCGCGACACCGGGTCCGCCGGGATGGACTTGATGGTCCTGGGGTTGATGTAGGAGCCGTTCTGCTTCATGCGGAAGTCCAGGTGCGGGCCGGTGGACAGGCCCGTGCTGCCCACGTAGCCGATGACCTGACCCTGGCGCACCCGGGCGCCGTTGCTGATGCCCTTGGCGAAGCCCTTGAGGTGCATGTAGACGGTCTCGTACACGCTGTTGTGGCGGATCTTGATGAAGTTGCCGCCGCCCTTGTCCCAGCCGCGCTGGAGCACCACGCCGTCGCCCACGGTCATGACCGGGGTGCCCGAGGGCGCCGCGTAGTCGATGGCCGGGTGCGGCCTGCGGTAGCCCAGCACGGGGTGCAGGCGGTTCAGGTTGAAGCCCGAGGAGATGCGCGAGAAGTTGAGCGGCGCCTTGAGGAAGGCCTTGCGCAGGGCCTTGCCCTGCTCGTCGAAGTACTGCTCGCTGCCCTGCTTGTCGGCGAACAGGAAGCCCCGGTAGGCTTGGCCCTGGTTCACGAACTGGGCGGCGATGATCTTGCCGTAGCCGGTGAACTGCCCGTCGCGCGAGCGTTTTTCCACCACGGCCACGAAGGTGTCGCCCACGCGGATGTCGCGGATGAAGTCGATGTCCCAGGCGAAGATGTCGGCCAGGCGGATGGCCAGGGCCGGGGTCTCGCCCGCCTCGGCCACGGCGCCGAAGAGCGAGGAGGTGATCTTGCCGGACACGACCTTGGTTTCCTTCTCGTAGGCGATGGCCTCGCGCCGGGCCGCGTAGCCGTCGCCCTCGGGCTCGACGATGAGCAGCGTTTCGGAATCGATCTCGTACTCGAAGCGCTCCAGGCGGTCATCGGCGGCTTTGAGCACATAGGGCTGGCCCGCGCGCAGCCGCGACAGGGGGAAGACCTTCTGGCAGCTCTGGACCAGGGCGTGGACCTGGGCCGGGGTCATGTAGGGGCCAAGCAGCGCGGCGGCGGTGTCGCCGGGGCTGACGCTGCCCTGCACCACGGCGCTGCCGGGCGTGGCGTCGGCCAGCGGCTCCGGGCGCTCCGCCAGGGGCAGGCGCCCGTCCACCGACGCGGGCACGAGGTCCATGTCCTGCGCGGTGGTGTCCATCTCGTGCAGGGATTCGCGCTGGGCCGTGCGGCCCGTGTTACCGGCGGGATCGTGGAAAAAGTAGGTCAGGCCCGCAAGAATGGCGGCGAAGGCCAAAGCGGCGCACACCGTGCGTTTGCGCCTGCGTTCGCGGGCGCGGTCACGGAACAGGTTGCGTCTGGATCGTAGCATCATATGGCCTCCGCTCGGGCTATACCCGGCCCCCCGGTTCTTGGCAAGGGAAGCCGGGGCCGGGCCGGCGGGCGGCGAGACCCGCCGCGCCCGGCCCCCGGCTTCTTCGGGGGAGGATACTGCCCGAATTTGCTAATCGGCTTGCAGCCGGATGAACGACGGAATCTCGAAGTCCTCCTCGTCGAAGACGAAGTCTTTTTCGCCAGGCCGGGACGCACCCACGGCCTGGGCCAGGGGCGCCCGGCGCAGGGGCGCCTGGGGCTGGGGCTCGGCGGCCTGGGCGCCCCGGGCGGCCTGGGCCCGCAGGTAGGCGGGCTGCTGGCTCAGCTCGGGATCGTTCTTGGCGTTGGACAGGGCGCGCTTGTAGCGCTCCTCGCGGGTCAGGGGCCGGGCGCCGGCCGGAGCCTCGGGG
This window encodes:
- a CDS encoding M23 family metallopeptidase, encoding MMLRSRRNLFRDRARERRRKRTVCAALAFAAILAGLTYFFHDPAGNTGRTAQRESLHEMDTTAQDMDLVPASVDGRLPLAERPEPLADATPGSAVVQGSVSPGDTAAALLGPYMTPAQVHALVQSCQKVFPLSRLRAGQPYVLKAADDRLERFEYEIDSETLLIVEPEGDGYAARREAIAYEKETKVVSGKITSSLFGAVAEAGETPALAIRLADIFAWDIDFIRDIRVGDTFVAVVEKRSRDGQFTGYGKIIAAQFVNQGQAYRGFLFADKQGSEQYFDEQGKALRKAFLKAPLNFSRISSGFNLNRLHPVLGYRRPHPAIDYAAPSGTPVMTVGDGVVLQRGWDKGGGNFIKIRHNSVYETVYMHLKGFAKGISNGARVRQGQVIGYVGSTGLSTGPHLDFRMKQNGSYINPRTIKSIPADPVSRDRMAAYMSHIQPLLAQMHSAGLMHAQAEAAVDVAWR